GTCATGGTGATAGATAGAATCTTTCTTGTTAGGAGTAGAGAGCAAAATGGGTAGAGACATGGGAGAGGATGTCTTTGTACTCGCTGAAGGTGACAGAGTTGTATAAGAAACAAATTTCACTTTGGTAACGCATACTGATatctagggtttggggttttATGATCGGGCAAGGCATAAAGTTAGAATACTGAGAACTGGTGCTTCAAGATTTGAGATTCTTAACGACCGTGTCTCCGCACAGGATGGTAGAGAGAGGTTGGAGAGGGTGTCTTTGTTCCAGGTTGAGGTGACAGAGTTGGTTTGGTGGGTTTAAGAGAAGCTAATAGATGGTTTGGGATGTAGTTCTTAGCAAAAGaaagtttcatttttctcttttgttttaattatttagcGCATAAAAGAGAGGCAAGTGAAAGAGAGAAGAGTGAAAGAGAGAAGACGAGGCAAGTAGAAAAGGGCATCAGAATGCATGATACTTGGTAGTTATATTCTACAATTGGAGGAGTGGAAAAAGATGAAGTTGATCATCGAATCATGAGAGAAACGAGGCATGAAATCTGCACTTCTCAATAACTCTTTTGCTTAGCATGCTAAAGGGCACACGACTGACGCTTTCTTTATATAATAACCTAGAAAGAAATGTAGTTTAGGgtacccaaaaagaaaacaacccTTACTTCAGGCAGCAAATATAGATGGTAACATTAAGTTTATTGTATCGGCCACTTAATCTTTTGGCAAATTCTTTTCTGCAGGATGCCAGAAGATTCGATAGGCTCATGCAACCAAGAAATGCAGAATCATCTGGTGGGtaaaatactaatttatttCATATAGAAGATTCTAGTTCTTGCAATCTTCTGTTGGTTATTTAAAACAGTAACAAGAAAACTTTGAGgagtttttccttttaatttctCTGATGCGCTCGCTATTTTGTAATTTGTATCAAAAGTTTGTCAAGTTATCTTATGCTTTATGCACGATACTGTGATTATTGTTATCATCTGGTTCATTTTCCAAGATCCTGATGCTTAATCAACTTCCAGGCACTACTAAATATTCCTCTTTAAATCGTATAATGATGGAATCTGGTCCACAATCTTCATTTTCTAAGCACTGCATTAAAAGCTCAAAGAATGAGGTAATTGTTACCGTCATACAGTACATCAATTCTGTTATATATTCTGGCAAAGACATTTTCATTTTTCGTTTATCAGGCAGATGTTGCATTCAGTGAGGACTTGGGGATCCTTAGTCGAGATAAGTGCAACAGCTCTTCGGAATATGAGCTAAAAACGCATGACGAGAAAGATTCTGCTAAACCATTTTCAAGACTAGGGAGAACTTCTTCAAGAGAATCACCTTCTAGATCTGTTAACAGCTATGcggataaagaaaaaaatagatcaTCGGATGATAACAACAGGGATGTGATATTGTCAAGTACTTCTTCTAACACAGATAAAAATCATTGTACTCTTTCCGCTAGAAGGTCAGTTCTTACTTGCCCTCTATGGGTTTCTCACTGAAACACTTTGTTAGGGTTTGCGAAGAATTTGTTAGATGATTGCGCTGCCTGTAGATTCAGTTTATTTCTGTTCTACACGTAACCATGTTATTTAACTTTTCTACTTTGTCATGCTGGAAATTGTGCGTGTGTTATCTATTTGCTTTCGTGATAAGTTAGGCTTGCTTGTATCTTGGCTTAATTAGAGAGTAACAGTTAAGTAATTGAATGCATTATTTCTTTCCATTACTAGTAGTTTTTCTAGGAATGTTCTAATCTTGCATATATTGTCCTTAACCAAAATAGATGACATTTCAAGCGTTAAACGAATACGTGTAACACTGTCAAAGCAAACTGCTAGTTTCAACCTCattattatatgtttatatCATCTTATGGTGTCGGTTATGCTAAGTTGCCGTGATGTATTATGCtcctaataaaattaaaaaaagggagatAAGAATGCATCTTGCTTGTTGCTGGACTGAGTCTCTCTCGTGAAACGGATTTAACACACTATATATTCTTGTATTTATATAGTATTCTTGAACAAAGATGGATTTGTAGTACAGTTTTATTATCTACAAACTATGATGCACAAGTGCAGTTTCATAATCTACAAACTATGATGGCTTTTGTTTGAGTGTAGAAACTGGAGTACAGTTTCGCAACCAATTATTATTCACTAGTTATCATGGTGCTCTACTTACATGGTGGAaatgcttctcttttttttttttttttttggtcaggAAAAGAAGAACTGAATTTGGGGACTTGGTGGGATTGAAGTCACAAAAGGTGTGGTTGCTTTCTGAGACTTTTGATCTATTTAGTCAAATAGCATGTTTGAAGTGTCTCCCCCAACTCAAGTCATTAAGTTGTTTCAATTTGTCTTTAATTTTAGATTGTTTTCCCTTAGCCATTCAAGGGATACCTGTAGATTCTCTTTGATGCTTActatttcttctttcctttgGTTTTTTGCTTGGATTAGATGCACTCTGCATCTCCTATTTTCAAATTATCAAGCCTCATCAAACTTTTGCCCTCGCTCTTTACTTGCTCTATGCAATCATTTCCTAGTGGGGTGCTTCTTCAAAAGTAAATAACAAAATTTGCCAATATTGTTTTCTGTGCAATTGTGCATAATCTGTTTAGTTTAGGAAGTTGCCTTATCAAAATTGGCATACATAATAGGGACCTCTAATTTGTGCATCTGATTTTTAACATAAGGCAGGTCCAGGAGGTAGTTCTTTTGGATGAAGATATGCCTTCTATACTGCCTACAGAAAAAGATACTACTGTACAGCCTAAACGAGAAGATACAACTGATGAATGGTGAACAATTTTTCAGAATCCTCTTTCTTATGCTATTATATTCTCTCATGCAAGGTTCTTAGTTGTTCTAAGTTCTTGTTCTACACTAACGATAACCCTTTTCTAGGAAGGATGCAAAGATCTATTATCCTTCAAGGTGCACATTCTTTAAGATTGATGGAGCCATTCTATCTTTAGCTGTCATATTTTGGATAGAGATATTTATTACATATCTTTTTTGCTGACAGGGAGCATCCACAGTCTGTCGAGCTTTCTTATGCAGACATAAAATGTCTAGATCCCGAGTCATATTTGTCATCACCTATAATAAACTTTTACATCATGTAAGTGTATATTCTTTAGCCTTCTGGCATTTTTTGGGAAAGTTTGATACTCATAGTTATGTAAAATGTTCCTGAAACCACTTGAACATCAAAATTGTGACCTATAATCTCTGAGTTCTTTTTTAGtaagttattaaaaatttaaaagtgccTTCTTCACAATGTCTccataattttgttttatttggatACATACATCTGTAGTCTTTGATATACAGTAATAAGCATCCAACATCTGCCCTTTTGTTGTGctaaactcttttcttttcgttttggtAGGTACCTACAAAGGTCACTATCACCAACAGGTAGACCAGGAGGCGAGTACTATTTCTTCAATAcgtatttttataataaattggAAGAAGCTTTGTCAGCAAAGGTATTCCAACTTAGTGCATTAAAATGGTAATGTATTCTGGTAAATGCTTTGTAGTTCTGAAGAAGAATTATGTGTGTTATTATATTGATTTGTTGCTTCCAAATGAAAAATCTGTAGTTTTCATACTGGTGATTTTCCTAAATATTACTACGAATTGATCAGTTTCTATAGTCTAAAAGATTACCTGATTGCCCTCTATTAGTATTCCCAACCTTTTGGGTTGTGCCAGGTTTTTTTTTGGCTTAGCAGgccatttattttataatttcactTCTCGTAATAACAGGATTTCTTCATTTTCTGAACATTATTATTTCCTTTCTGTAAGCACACATTATGTTTTACTCACTTTTAGCTTCCTTTCATCCTCATTGGTCATTTACACCTAAAGTTGTTTTTCTGGACATTATTGTAATTTGTTGTGccttgttggtttttttttttttccttcatgaTTTTTGGTTTGGTCATTCCTTCAAACGCTTGATTTTGGCAGCTTCCAATCGAGAACTTCTGAAGTTCCTAGCCATTAGATTTTGTTGTTCTGTTCTGTTCCCTTTTGTTTCAGTGAGGTGTCCTTCATTTCCCGATTGAAATTTTTTCTgacctaaaataaaatatcacttTTTTGGCTTCTTGTTGTTTGTATAACTATGCATGTAGTCGCAATCGTTTGAGAAGATacattctgattctgatttgaGCTTCTACTTCGTTTTATTTCTAGGAAGATAGAAATGCATGCTTCTGGAAATTGAGAAGATGGTGGAAAGGCGTAAACATATTCAAGAAGGCATACATTTTCTTGCCGGTTCATGGAGAGTAAGCTTTTTATCCCCCCTCTTTAAAATCTATTGCAAATGGTTTGTCTCAACATTACTTGTTTATTGCAAATCTGTACACAATAATGGGTGTATCTAAATCTTTCTGAGGTTGTCTTGAGGAAATTTGGCAAAATTGTGCATCCTTACTAGTATTTGTTTTATTATAGATCATAGGATTACTTTATTTCCAGTTTTGTTCCCTATAAAAGAGCAGTTAAGTTATTCCTTCCATGTAGTAGATTTTACTGCAGTTAGTTATTTTCGTTTCCTATTTACTGTGCTTTGATCCATTTAGCTTGCATTGGAGCTTGGTGATTATTTGTGTACCGGCACAAGAAGATGAATCAGGCCCCATTGTACTTCATTTGGATTCATTGGAGATTCACAGTAGTAGTTCTATATTTGATGTTATCGACAAGTACGTACTCTGAAAAAGCATACATCTTTCAACTTGTTCTGATTTGCGGAAATTCAGCATGCATGTTATTCGTTCCTGTCTTTCACTCTTCTATTAAACAAATTTACGTGTTACTTTCATCCCAACATAATTTAGCCTGTCATTTTTATAGTCGATCTTAAGTTTTTATTTCAGATAAAGATTgcttttttccccttctttcaCTGTTGATTGGTTACCAGTTTATTTAAGTAGATTTTAACATATTAATTCCCGGCAAATTGATCACAGAAGCCACCTGATGaactctatttttaaaatatacacACTAAAAGTggcttttttttggttttacaCTAGAAGTTACTGATCCAAATGAATTATAGAACTCTAGAATGGGTATCCATATTAAACACTGGTAACTCAGAAAACAGCAGTTTTGACCAGATAGTCTTTTACTTAAGGAGTTTTGAAAACACACCTTGGTGGTAGAAAGCTGATGGATAGGTTAGAGAAGAAAAGGGACAAAACAGGATGAAGGTAAGAGGACCAGAGAGTTTCATGGTCTGACAAATTCGTTCATTCTCAGAAATTTAGGGTAACACGAATGACTATAAAGCTGACAAAATTATTTATGGGATGCTCATAGAGTAGTATCTTGTATTAATTATCCGCTGTGAGCTGTTCAGTTGAATTACTGGGTTTCCTTCTAACAAGGGTTTAGAGAGAATTTTCATGCTATGGGTGGAGTATTCACTCCAATAAATAATACATCGCTGGCCTGATTATATGATGTTAGTTGTTAAAATCAACTGCTATGTTTTGTTACATATTATATACGTGTATTACTTAGGACCTGTTTGAATGTCTAAACAAGTTACATGGGAATAACTAGGGATATCTAAACAAGTGACATGCAAATAACTAGTATTGGATCCCCAAGTCGTTAcagcattaatttttttaactttactcCACGGCGAGGTCCTAATATTCGTAATTTTTCACAACAATACATTCCATTTTATTAGGTGACTTGTCATATCCTTGGAAATTAGGTTAGACATCTTTTCGTGTCACTTAACAACAAACTAATTAATGGCTTTCCGGTAAGAGGAGATATGCTAGATAGCTTACCCCCGCATCCAACCAGGCCCCCAGTGACTTCCCGCATCACGTGATTTCATTCTCTAGTTTAAACCCTTTCTCTTCGCTAAAATGAAAATAAGCCCTCTGGACATATCACGCTTTGCACTTTACCCTTGACACTAAAAGTTTACAGGAAAAACCGTGCTATATTATCACTTGACCTGTTCATAATTCTTTCATCCGTAAGACATTAGAAAACTATAAAATAGATTCCAAATATACGTTTTTATTATTGAGAGGTACTAGAGTGCAAAGCTtgggtttatttattttagctcCCTGTTGTTTTTTCCATACAACGTATTTCTGTTGCCTTAATGTGTTGGAATTCCTAACTCGGTATTGTACATTGCAGGTATCTAAAGGAAGAATGGAACTACATGAATCAAAATCCTCCTGTTCCAGATATTCCCATACCAGAAAGGATATGGAAGAATCTCCCTCGTAGGATTGAGAAGAGGAAAATTGCGGTATAATTCTTATTAAAATTTATGCAGTAATTTTTGGCCGTGCTTGATTTGACTTTTTCTAATAACTATGCTCTTAGTAATATTTTTCTGTTCTGGAATTGCAAACATTGCAAACATAGTAATATGTCGTACACCAGAAAATCTCAATCAGTAATTCCCATCTATGACAATTTAGAAGCTATTGCTTCAgacaaatgaatgacacataaTATCAGTTGAACTACAGCGGCCTTGGgtgttaaaatttgaaagtgttTGGATCAGGAGCTTCTCACTCAACAAATTTGTTGGTCATATTTGGGGCTGTTTGACCTGTCTTGAGCTTTCAGAGAAAATGCTATTTACATAGATCTATTCCGCGAACCACGAATAACTTTCCAATTTTCATGAAAATTACACACCGTCAGAGAAACGATTAAAAAGAACAAACAGCTTGTTGTGACAGTAGAGGCAGAATTTTCAAATTGGTACTTCTGCCCTTTGGGCAAAGAAACTCATTTCAGCCTCCCTTCCCACTACTGTGGAAACTCCAAACATTTTGTTTGTTGCTTTATTAGCCAGGTCAAAGGGGCACTTTATGTGGTATCAGGTAGATGGGAACATATTTGGTCTTTGAAACCACCGGCCATGTCTAGCGGTTGATTAGCAGTAATCGATACTTCCAACCTGACAAGCTTTGTAGTTTCTTCTTTCGCACTTTTATGTACACTTACGAAAAATAGCGACTTTGCTTCGCAATAATACTTTTCATACCGGCATTTAATCACTTGTAGTAAGACTTATATCCTTCCTGTTCCAGGTTCCCCAGCAGAAAAATGAGTATGATTGTGGTCTATTCGTGCTCTACTTCATGGAGCGGTTTATCGCTGAGGCCCCCGAAAGACTTCGAAGGAAAGACCTTGCAACGGTCAGCCAACATAAAGTTTGCGTGTTATATCACTGCACTGTCTTATTTCAATCAAAATGTTTGTTTCTTGACTCTTTCATTGGACAGCTTGGTGGTCGCAGGTGGTTTCGACCTGAAGAAGCTTCTGCTCTGAGAAACCGAATCCGAATCCTGCTTCTCGAAGAATTTGGGAAGGCTAAAGCTGGAAACTGCAAAAAGGAGTTAAAGTCCTCTGAGAACTCCGACGAAGATGGTTGACAGTGTTGCGGGTGACAATTATGGACTATACTGGAACTTCACAGCAACACT
This DNA window, taken from Ananas comosus cultivar F153 linkage group 5, ASM154086v1, whole genome shotgun sequence, encodes the following:
- the LOC109709882 gene encoding ubiquitin-like-specific protease 1D; this translates as MGKPPLRLNWGELLPAMGDAAPAPELEIVAASSAAAPSTSPTVDDGGGGGGGEEEASPPRPRPPPEEGEMAEFSDHQLQEKLKRVLEIFSSGLALNLPDKGEKLRLTLRRLQLELDRRRFPPPARKDARRFDRLMQPRNAESSGTTKYSSLNRIMMESGPQSSFSKHCIKSSKNEADVAFSEDLGILSRDKCNSSSEYELKTHDEKDSAKPFSRLGRTSSRESPSRSVNSYADKEKNRSSDDNNRDVILSSTSSNTDKNHCTLSARRKRRTEFGDLVGLKSQKVQEVVLLDEDMPSILPTEKDTTVQPKREDTTDEWKDAKIYYPSREHPQSVELSYADIKCLDPESYLSSPIINFYIMYLQRSLSPTGRPGGEYYFFNTYFYNKLEEALSAKEDRNACFWKLRRWWKGVNIFKKAYIFLPVHGDLHWSLVIICVPAQEDESGPIVLHLDSLEIHSSSSIFDVIDKYLKEEWNYMNQNPPVPDIPIPERIWKNLPRRIEKRKIAVPQQKNEYDCGLFVLYFMERFIAEAPERLRRKDLATLGGRRWFRPEEASALRNRIRILLLEEFGKAKAGNCKKELKSSENSDEDG